The following nucleotide sequence is from bacterium.
AGGCCACGGCCGCGCTGCAGCGCCGGGCGCGCGAGGCCGCCCGGGCGTACGGAGAGGGCCGTCCCGGCGAGGCCGCACGGTTGTACGAGGAGTTGATCGGGGGAGGGCACGCCTCCGTGGAGATCTTCTACAACCTGGGGAACGCGTATCTCCGGGACGGACGCCCCGGCCCGGCGGTTCTCAACTACCGCAAGGCCTGGCGGCTGGCGCCCCGGGATCCCGACGTCGACGCGAACCTGCGCGCGGCGCTCCAGGCGAGCGGCGCGGCGGAGGCCGACCTCTCGTCGGCGGAGATCGCTCTCACGCGGCTGTCGGAGCGCGAGTGGGCGGCCGCGGCCGCGCTCGCCTGGTGGGCGGTCTGCCTGTCCCTGTCCCTCGCGCTGCTGGCCCCGCGCCGCCGCTGGGTGTGCGTGCGCGCCGCCGCCGCGGCCGCTGCCGTGCTCGCCCTCGCTGCGTGCGGCCTCTGGACGTGGCGGGGCTTCGAGCGCGACCCCGAGGTGGTCATCCTGGGCGAGCGGCAGAACGCGCTGAGCGCGCCGCTGGCGTCGTCGTCCCCGCGCTTCTCGCTGCCGGAGGGCTCGATCGTGCGGTCACGGGGGCGGCAGGGCGAGTGGGTGCGGGTGACCCACGGGCAGCTCGCGGGCTGGATCCGCCGCGCGGCCTGCGCCCCCGTGCTCCTCGAGGCCGCTACGCCGCGGCCGGCTTCTTCCTCCTGAGCAGCACCACGGCCAGCCCGATCAGCACCGCCGCCGCGAGCACGCCCATCAGCGCGCGCTTGCGCAACTGCGTCGCGATCGCCTCGGCCCAGGCGGCGACCCGCTGGTCCATCTCGGCGCGCTGCGCGGCGGAGATCTCCTGTTCGCGGATGAGCGGCAGCCACTGGTCCTTGAGCGGGGAGTCCCAGACCTTTTCCTTGAACGCCAGGAAGCGCTCCCGCGAGGGCTCGCGCGTCTGGGCGTCGACGTACGCCAGCAGGCGCGTGCGGAACTCGCCCGCGTCGGCGAACGGCCCGATGTCAACGCCCTGGCTGACGAAGAGCTGGTGGATGCTCTTCCAGGCGGTCGCGTCGATGCTCTTTCTCCAGTCGGCGATCCGGGCGTCCACCGTGGCGACGTCGCGGTCGCGGCTCTGGGCGTCCGGGTAGATCTTCGCGACGAAGGGCTTGATCTCGTCCCACTTGGCGGCGAGCTTGCGCTCCTCGGCGTGCGCGGCCTTGAGGTCCTGGGCCGAGAAGAGCGCGGTTTCCGCGTACCGGACGTTGCCGTCCAGGGTCGAGACGATCCGGCCGACGTAGTCCTTGCCCTGGACGCTCACGAAGAGGTCCTTCTTCTGCGCGTCCGTCAGCTCGCCCTTCCCGTACTCGGCGAAGAGGCTGTCCATCATCTTGATGACCAGCGCGTCGCGGTCGCGGATGTTGGCGTTGAGCTTCTCGCTGAGCTCCTTGAGCTTCGCGATCGACGCGCGGTCCTTCTTCCCCTGGGCCTGCAGGGACTTGACCTGCTCGATCAGGCCGGTGTTCTCCGTCGTGAGCTGCTGGATCCGCTCGCCCAGGTCCTTGATCTCCTGCGTCAGCTTCGCGTTTGCGGCCTGGTACTCCGTGTTCTGCCTGGTGATCTCGGTGATCGTCTTCGCGTCCGCCTCGGACTTCTTCGCGTACTCGACGATCTTGGCCTTGTCCTGGCGGCTCTCCTCGGCCTTGCGGATCCGCTCGCGCGCCTCCTGCGCCTGGTCGCGCAGCGAGTTCATCGCGGCGTCGAAGGTCGAGGGGTAGAGCCCCTCGGCGAGCAGCGCCTTCTGCTGCGCGTACTCCGTCTGGAGGCGGCCGATCTCGCTCTCGATGGCGGCGGCCTGGCGCAGGTCCTGCGCCGTCCTGAGCGAGGCGCTCAGCGCCTGGCTCTTCTTCTTGAAGCTTTCGATGACCTCGAAGTCGGACTGCTGCGCGAAGGCGCCGCCGACCTGCGCCAGCAGGAGCAGCGCCGTGAGCACACCCGTGAGCTTCCTCATTTCTTCACCTCGGGGACGATCCCGTCCTTGTTCAGCAGGACGAGCTTGCCGTTGGCGGCGAGCTCGATGCCGCGCTCGCGGCGGTTGAAGAACGGTTTCTCCATGCCCTTCTCGTCGATGAGGATCTTGTTCTCGAGCTTCAGCTTGGCCTCGCGGCCCACGAAGACGTAGACGTTCTTGAACCCGGGGGAGGTGACGAAGTAGTAGCCCTCGGCGTTGCGGATGATGCGGATGGTCCTGCCCTCGATCGCTCCCGGCTGCCCGGTCTCTTCCTCGAAGATCTTGCGCGCGTCGAAGGCGATGGTCTTCGGCTCGCCCTTGACAACGCCGTCGGCGCCGGCGGTGAGGACGCTCTCGTATGACCAGGAGTAGTCGACCGGTTTGAGCGTCAGCGCGCAGCCGGCCAGGGCCAGCGACGCCGCCAGCAGGACAAGAGTGGCTCGTTTCATCGGAATCTCCTCGCGTTCTGGGTTTGTCTTCCGGGGACGGGAGGTGTCGGGAACGCCCCGCCCCGCATCGCGCCGGCTGCGTCCGGCCTGGCCATATATTGCCACGCCCGGAAGAAAATGGATGTGACGGCGCTCACACTGGCGCGGCCCGCCCGGGCCCGCGGAGCCGCCCCGCCTTGAGGTCCGTCACCAGGGTGTGGGCGCGCCGCGTCGGCTCCGGCAGCCGGAAGCCCCGGCAGGCGGCGAGGGTGAAGGCGATCGCCGAGGGCAGGTCCGTCCGGTGCCCCGGCGAGACGTAGAGGGGGCGGATGCCGTCGCGGGTGCGCAGCGCGGCGCCGATGACCTCGCCGCCGTCGGTCAGCTCGGCGGCGCTGCCCCGCCTGCGGCCCGGCTCCCGGTGCTCGCCGCAGAGCCGCGACTTGGCGCAGCCGATCGAGGGCAGCCCGAGGAGCAGCCCCAGGTGCGACGCCAGGCCGAAGCGGCGGGGGTGCGCGATCCCCTGGCCGTCGAAGAAGAGCAGGTCCGGCCGCCGCGGGAGGCCGGCGAGGGCCTCGAGGACCGCGGGGCCCTCCCGGAAGCTGAGCAGCCCGGGGACATAGGGAAAGGTCCCGGCCCGCACCGCGGTCGCGACGGCCGCGGTCTCGCAGTCCGGCCACTTCAGCAGGACCGCGGCCGCGAACACGAGGCCGTCGCGCTTCGAGAAGGCGACGTCGGCCCCGGCCACGAACCGGACGGGGCCGTCGAAGGGCTCGACGCGGACCCGGCCGCGAAGGTCGGCCTGCAGCGCCGCGGCGTCGCGCGGCGTCACGTCCCAGCCGTGGTGCGGTCGCCCTCGTCTCGCGCCCATCTCTGCGCATCATCGGCGCGAGCGCGGGCGATGTAAAGCGGCGCGGAGCCGCCCCGCCGGCCAGCTTGACTTCCGCCCTGCGGGGAGAAAGACTTCTTTCGCCGGAAGAGGCCCAAGGCGCTGCAGAGGAGGTGCCGCGTGGTGAAGAGCCCGTCCCGTCGGTGGCGTGCCGCTGCCCTCGCCGGTTGCCTCGCGTGTCTGTCAGTGGCGGCGTGGACGCCGGCGCACGCCGGGACCGTTCGCATCAACGGCTCCGGCGTGGCGCTCGACATGATGAAGCCCATCGTCGAGGCGTACACGAAGCTCCACCCGGAGGAGCGGATCGAGATGGAGAAGCCGCTGGGCAGCTCCGGCGCGCTGAAGGCGCTGCTCGCCGGGGCCATGGACCTGGTGCTGAGCAGCAAGCCCCTGAGCGAGGAGCAGGTCCGGCAGGGCGCGGTGGCCCGGGAGTATGGGCGGATGCCCCTGGCCATCGTCGTCGAGCGCTCGGTCCCGAAGGCGGACATCAGCACCCGGGAGCTCGAGGAGATCTACGGGGGGCGGCTGACGGCGTGGCCCGACGGCGAGCGCGTCCGCGTGGTGCTGCGCCCGGAGTCGGACGCCGACACGTCGATCCTCAAGGGGCTCTCGCCGGCGCTGGGCCGCGCGATCGACGAGGCGCGCGCCCGTCCCGGCATGCTCATCGCCGTGACCGACCCGGAGTCGAACGAGGCGATCGCCAGGACGGCCGGGGCCATCGGCGCCAGCGGCCTGCCCGGCGTGGTCGTCGGCGCGCGGCCGCTCAAGGTCCTCTCCCTCAACGGCGTGCAGCCGACGGTGCAGGCGCTCGCCGCCGGCGCCTACCCGCTGGCGAAGGACGTGCGGTTCGTGACCAGAAGAGGCGCGCCCGCCGCGGTCGAGCGGGTCATCGCTTTCGCCTTCGGGCGGGAGGGGCGGGCGATCGCCGAGCGGACGGGGGTGCTCGTGACCGCGGGGACGCCGCCCGGCAGATGATCGGCAGTGCGCAGTTCCGCAGGCGCGCGGTCGTCACGACCGCCCTGCTCTCGGTGCTGGCGGCGGTGCTGCCGCCGACGGCGTACTTCGCGGTCTCCTACCAGTACCTGCGCGGCACCCTGGACGCGCAGGCGGAGATGAGCGCGCGAACCATCTCGAACCTCGTCACGGCCAACCCGCGGACCTGGCACTTCGAGCAGCTGCGTCTCTCCGAGTTGCTCGAGCGTCGGCCGCTCACCCAGGACCCGCAGGTGCGCAGGGTCATCGACGCGGCGGGAAACCTCGTCGCCGAGCACGCCGATCGCCTCGCGTCGCCGCTGCTCGTGCGCGGCCGGGCCGTCCACGACGCGGGGCTCGCGGTCGGCCGCATCGAGGTCGCCCAGTCGTTGCGCCCGCTGCTCGCCCGCGCCGCGCTCGTGGGCGGCGTGACGACGATTCTTGGGCTCGCCGTCTTCGTTGCGTTCGGCTACTACCCGCTGCGGATCGCGCGGGAGGCGCTCGCGTCGCGCGCCCAGAGCGAGCGCCTCTACCGCTCCCTGTACCTCTCGATGAAGGAGGGCATGGTCCTCTTCAGGGTTCGCCGCGCCCCCGGCGGCGGGCCCGGGGAGCTCGAGTTCCTTGAGGCGAACCCGGCGCTGGAAGCCATGCTCGGCGTCGCCGGCGCGGGCCTCGGCGCGGCGCCGTCGGCGCGGTTCCTGCAGTCGGCGCTGCTCGCGCGCCTGGCCGGCGACGGCGGGGCGGCGGACGGCGGGGCGCTGAAGTTCGAGGCGGAGGCGGAGGGCGGCCTGCGGGTCTGCTCGGTGTCGGTGTTCTCGCCGGAACCGGGCCTCTTCGCGGCGCTGGTCGAGGACCTGACCGAAGTCCGCCGGGAGCGGCAGGAGCGCGAGGCCATGGAGCGCCGGATGCAGCAGTCCCAGAAGCTCGAGAGCCTCGGCATCCTCGCGGGCGGGATCGCCCACGACTTCAACAACCTCCTCGTCGGGATGCTGGGCAACCTCGACCTGGCGCTCGTGCAGACCGGGCCCGACTCCCCCGCGGGGGCCAGCCTGCAGCGGGCGGAGAACGCGGCGCGGCGCGCCGCGGACCTGGTAAACCAGATGCTCGCGTATTCCGGGCGCGGCCGGTTCGTCGTCGAGCGGGTGGACCTCTCCCGACTCGTCGCGGAGATGGGCTCGCTGCTCTCGGCCGCCCTCTCGAAGACGGCGCGGCTGCGCCTCGGCCTGGCCGCCGGGCTGCGGCCGGTGGAGGGCGACGCGACGCAGCTGCGCCAGGTCGTGATGAACCTGCTGACGAACGCCTCCGATGCGATCGGCGAGCGCGACGGCGTCATCGATGTCACGACCGGCAGCGTCGAGGCCGACCGGGCGTCCCTCGACGGCGCCCTCTTCGGGGACACGCTCTACCCCGGCGAGTACGTGTACCTCGAGGTGGCCGACACCGGGCGCGGCATGGACGCCGGGACGAGCGCGCGGATCTTCGACCCCTTCTTCACGACGAAAGGGCAGGGGCGGGGTCTCGGGCTGGCGGCGGCGCTGGGCATCGTCCGCAGCCACAGGGGGACGCTCTCGGTGCGCTCCGCCCCCGGGGCCGGGACGTGCATCAGGGTGCTCTTTCCCGCGGCCGAGGGGGCGGTGCCAGCCGAGGATGCGGCTTCCGGGGAGCGCCCCGGGGGCGCGGTCGCGGCGGAGCCAGCCGCCGCGGCGGGCACCGTCCTGGTCGTCGACGACGAGGAGGCGGTGCGGAAGGTCGCGCGCGACATCCTCGAGGCGCAGCGGTTCGCCGTCCTGACCGCCTGCGACGGGCAGGAGGGGATCGAGGCGTTGCACGCGCACCGCGACGAGGTCGCCGCCGTCCTGCTGGACCTGACGATGCCGCGGATGGGGGGGCTGGAGGCGAGCCGCGAGATGCGGCGCATCGCCCCGGGAGTCCCGGTGATTCTCTGCAGCGGGTACACGGAGGGGGAGATCAGCGAGGAGGCGGCCGCGGACGGCTTTCTCCAGAAGCCGTTCCGCCTGCAGGCGCTGGTGTCGACCGTGGCGGGGGCGATCGCCCGCTCCCGCCGCCGGCAGGTGGCCGCGCCGCCG
It contains:
- the nfi gene encoding deoxyribonuclease V (cleaves DNA at apurinic or apyrimidinic sites); amino-acid sequence: MGARRGRPHHGWDVTPRDAAALQADLRGRVRVEPFDGPVRFVAGADVAFSKRDGLVFAAAVLLKWPDCETAAVATAVRAGTFPYVPGLLSFREGPAVLEALAGLPRRPDLLFFDGQGIAHPRRFGLASHLGLLLGLPSIGCAKSRLCGEHREPGRRRGSAAELTDGGEVIGAALRTRDGIRPLYVSPGHRTDLPSAIAFTLAACRGFRLPEPTRRAHTLVTDLKAGRLRGPGRAAPV
- a CDS encoding substrate-binding domain-containing protein, encoding MVKSPSRRWRAAALAGCLACLSVAAWTPAHAGTVRINGSGVALDMMKPIVEAYTKLHPEERIEMEKPLGSSGALKALLAGAMDLVLSSKPLSEEQVRQGAVAREYGRMPLAIVVERSVPKADISTRELEEIYGGRLTAWPDGERVRVVLRPESDADTSILKGLSPALGRAIDEARARPGMLIAVTDPESNEAIARTAGAIGASGLPGVVVGARPLKVLSLNGVQPTVQALAAGAYPLAKDVRFVTRRGAPAAVERVIAFAFGREGRAIAERTGVLVTAGTPPGR
- a CDS encoding response regulator; the protein is MIGSAQFRRRAVVTTALLSVLAAVLPPTAYFAVSYQYLRGTLDAQAEMSARTISNLVTANPRTWHFEQLRLSELLERRPLTQDPQVRRVIDAAGNLVAEHADRLASPLLVRGRAVHDAGLAVGRIEVAQSLRPLLARAALVGGVTTILGLAVFVAFGYYPLRIAREALASRAQSERLYRSLYLSMKEGMVLFRVRRAPGGGPGELEFLEANPALEAMLGVAGAGLGAAPSARFLQSALLARLAGDGGAADGGALKFEAEAEGGLRVCSVSVFSPEPGLFAALVEDLTEVRRERQEREAMERRMQQSQKLESLGILAGGIAHDFNNLLVGMLGNLDLALVQTGPDSPAGASLQRAENAARRAADLVNQMLAYSGRGRFVVERVDLSRLVAEMGSLLSAALSKTARLRLGLAAGLRPVEGDATQLRQVVMNLLTNASDAIGERDGVIDVTTGSVEADRASLDGALFGDTLYPGEYVYLEVADTGRGMDAGTSARIFDPFFTTKGQGRGLGLAAALGIVRSHRGTLSVRSAPGAGTCIRVLFPAAEGAVPAEDAASGERPGGAVAAEPAAAAGTVLVVDDEEAVRKVARDILEAQRFAVLTACDGQEGIEALHAHRDEVAAVLLDLTMPRMGGLEASREMRRIAPGVPVILCSGYTEGEISEEAAADGFLQKPFRLQALVSTVAGAIARSRRRQVAAPPA